One window from the genome of Enterococcus haemoperoxidus ATCC BAA-382 encodes:
- a CDS encoding class I SAM-dependent rRNA methyltransferase — MNIMVTKKSEKKFKGRYPLIQKEDLHDIPKTFSNEWVKFVDSKGQFIATGYLGEQNKGIGWLVNWQGSVDAPFLENLFLKAKSHRMVYEQDESTSAYRIFNGEGDGLGGLIIDRYDNFAVFSWYNKTLYQKKEEIVQAFKKSFPEIVGAYEKIRFASKSLPESQKLFGNDAPEPLLVYENGVLYATYLNDGLMTGIFLDQKEVRGRLIEGGAAGKTVLNMFSYTGAFSVASAMGGSSVTTSVDLAKRSLPKTKEQFEVNHLAAEDQKIIVMDVFDYFKYAARKQLRYDVIVLDPPSFARNKKKVFSVAKNYGDLVKDSVDILEKEGLLIASTNAANISLEKYKKMIIEALEEKQVRYQFKETYQLPSDFKTNKHFEEGNYLKVFFIEILK, encoded by the coding sequence ATGAATATAATGGTAACAAAAAAATCAGAAAAGAAGTTTAAAGGAAGATATCCTCTTATCCAAAAAGAAGATTTACATGATATACCTAAGACATTTTCAAATGAATGGGTGAAATTTGTCGATAGTAAAGGTCAGTTTATTGCGACAGGCTACCTTGGTGAACAAAATAAAGGGATCGGCTGGTTAGTCAACTGGCAAGGCAGCGTAGACGCTCCTTTTTTAGAAAACTTATTTTTAAAAGCTAAAAGCCACCGAATGGTTTATGAACAAGATGAATCGACTTCTGCTTACCGCATATTTAACGGAGAAGGGGACGGACTTGGTGGGCTTATTATTGATCGCTACGATAATTTTGCTGTATTTTCATGGTACAACAAAACCTTATATCAAAAAAAGGAAGAAATCGTCCAAGCGTTTAAAAAGAGCTTTCCGGAAATTGTAGGTGCCTATGAAAAGATTCGTTTTGCAAGCAAATCATTACCAGAATCACAGAAATTATTTGGCAATGATGCACCGGAACCTCTTTTGGTTTATGAAAATGGTGTACTCTATGCTACATATTTAAATGATGGCTTGATGACAGGAATTTTCCTTGATCAAAAAGAAGTGCGTGGTCGATTGATTGAAGGCGGTGCGGCTGGAAAAACAGTCTTAAATATGTTCAGTTATACTGGTGCATTTTCGGTTGCTAGTGCGATGGGTGGCTCAAGCGTAACAACCAGTGTAGATTTAGCCAAACGCAGTTTACCAAAGACGAAAGAACAGTTTGAAGTGAACCATCTAGCTGCAGAAGACCAAAAGATCATCGTAATGGATGTTTTTGACTATTTTAAATACGCTGCTCGTAAGCAACTTCGTTATGATGTAATCGTTTTGGATCCTCCAAGTTTCGCTCGAAATAAGAAAAAGGTTTTTTCAGTTGCTAAAAACTATGGGGATTTAGTGAAGGATTCTGTTGATATCCTAGAAAAAGAAGGCTTGTTGATCGCCTCAACAAATGCTGCAAATATTTCGCTAGAAAAATATAAAAAAATGATTATTGAAGCGTTGGAAGAAAAACAAGTTCGTTATCAATTCAAAGAAACCTATCAATTACCTAGCGATTTCAAAACAAATAAGCACTTTGAGGAAGGCAATTATTTGAAAGTCTTTTTCATTGAGATACTAAAATAA
- a CDS encoding glucosyltransferase domain-containing protein — translation MQDKLHSLSDWAKKNKTHIFMTVIIYQIAILAIGLVNFPYMDDTVRQTVGNTDFGSTYSRWGSEISSWFLQGSRHLTDMGLFTHILTGLILAASSIIVVYILNNKSVRFLPLVVSTLIGLNPWFLQSISFRFDSPYMAMSILFSVIPFLWWERKQSSFLIISIVSIFMMCNTYQASSGIYILMVLALSLKTLLAGGKMLVALKKVLLAATSYITAMGLYFVETKFNPELANRGSNVVIARLKDIPKTLFVNSQMYLNRIFEQSIKVWIVLFICLILLFIVFSVVNAKIHPFKSFLFIVLYLILGSILSYGVFLIFPEKLALAAPRYAYGFGIFTSITFILLLENKLSPLVINITVRGIVSLFCFYLLSFPFVYASSLFYQKEAFERQSVMLAMTLKNFVTTDTKEVHATMLFKDSPVFNNTMQNYPILQEMVPPNSAIFFPNQVLFKTYTGMGIVIQPFDFASFDKEQSELKSTDYYYDIYEKDKELYIVMK, via the coding sequence ATGCAAGATAAATTGCACTCACTTAGCGATTGGGCTAAGAAAAATAAAACACATATCTTTATGACAGTTATAATCTATCAAATAGCAATTTTAGCGATAGGACTGGTCAATTTCCCCTATATGGATGACACCGTTCGTCAAACGGTTGGAAATACTGATTTTGGAAGTACTTATTCTAGATGGGGTAGTGAGATTTCTTCATGGTTTTTACAAGGAAGTCGTCATTTAACAGATATGGGCCTTTTTACTCATATTCTAACTGGTCTTATCTTAGCTGCATCAAGTATTATTGTGGTTTATATACTTAATAATAAATCAGTACGTTTCTTGCCGTTAGTTGTTTCTACACTAATTGGGTTGAATCCTTGGTTTTTACAAAGTATCAGTTTTAGATTCGACAGTCCATACATGGCAATGAGCATTCTATTTTCGGTAATCCCTTTTCTTTGGTGGGAAAGGAAACAGAGCAGTTTTCTTATCATATCTATAGTAAGTATTTTTATGATGTGCAATACGTATCAAGCTTCTTCTGGAATTTATATTTTAATGGTCTTGGCACTATCATTGAAAACTCTTTTAGCTGGCGGGAAGATGCTGGTAGCATTAAAGAAAGTTCTATTAGCAGCAACCTCGTATATTACAGCAATGGGGCTGTATTTTGTAGAAACTAAATTTAACCCAGAATTGGCAAACCGCGGTAGCAATGTTGTTATTGCTAGATTAAAAGATATTCCTAAAACACTGTTTGTAAATAGCCAGATGTATTTAAACAGAATTTTTGAACAAAGCATTAAAGTCTGGATCGTTCTTTTTATTTGTTTGATCTTATTGTTTATTGTTTTTAGTGTTGTAAATGCTAAGATTCATCCTTTTAAAAGCTTTTTATTCATAGTTCTATATTTGATTTTAGGTTCTATCCTAAGCTACGGTGTTTTTTTGATTTTTCCGGAAAAATTGGCTCTTGCTGCGCCTAGATATGCTTATGGATTCGGTATTTTCACCTCAATAACGTTCATTTTACTATTGGAAAACAAATTATCTCCGCTAGTAATAAACATTACTGTTAGAGGAATAGTCAGTCTATTTTGCTTTTACCTACTTTCATTTCCATTCGTTTACGCATCATCTTTGTTCTACCAAAAAGAAGCCTTTGAACGACAAAGTGTAATGTTGGCAATGACTTTAAAAAACTTTGTGACTACTGATACTAAAGAAGTCCATGCGACAATGCTTTTTAAGGATTCACCTGTTTTCAATAATACAATGCAAAATTATCCTATTCTACAAGAAATGGTACCGCCAAACTCTGCCATTTTTTTCCCAAATCAAGTCTTATTCAAAACTTATACTGGAATGGGGATTGTGATCCAACCTTTTGATTTCGCTAGTTTCGATAAAGAGCAAAGTGAGCTAAAATCGACAGACTACTACTATGATATCTATGAAAAAGATAAAGAATTATATATAGTAATGAAATAG
- a CDS encoding LysR family transcriptional regulator, giving the protein MNLRQLEFFRMLADTQHMTHAAKLLNTTQPNLSHSMSELEKELDAQLFEKKGRNIQLTKYGKFFYTYVSTALEELAKGERALKELVSPEKGLIDFGFIYTAGSFLAPMLMKEFSTYPGNEQIRFNLFQGNSSDMTDLLLKEEVDIAITSKLKEDEQLNYEILTEQEIVLVVPLNHPLASYDSISLKQTNEYPFVYFNERSGLRPYLDKMLTSASITPTIVCEVEEDHTMLGFVAHDYGIALMPKIPSIAAYNVKTLTLEDNFFPRYIYLATKKDHFLSPAALRFKEFIVPFAQNIFYQ; this is encoded by the coding sequence ATGAATTTGAGACAATTAGAATTTTTTAGAATGTTGGCGGATACCCAACATATGACCCATGCGGCCAAGTTATTGAATACGACCCAGCCGAATTTAAGTCACTCTATGTCAGAATTAGAAAAGGAACTTGATGCGCAATTATTTGAAAAAAAAGGCAGGAATATTCAGCTAACAAAATATGGGAAATTTTTTTATACGTATGTTTCAACGGCTTTAGAAGAGTTAGCTAAAGGGGAACGTGCGTTAAAAGAATTGGTCAGCCCAGAAAAAGGATTGATTGATTTTGGCTTTATTTATACCGCTGGTTCTTTTTTAGCTCCGATGCTAATGAAGGAATTTTCGACCTATCCTGGTAATGAACAGATTCGTTTTAATTTATTTCAAGGTAATTCCTCCGATATGACAGATTTACTATTAAAGGAAGAGGTAGATATTGCCATTACTTCTAAGCTAAAAGAGGATGAACAACTTAACTACGAGATTTTAACGGAACAAGAAATTGTTTTGGTCGTTCCCTTAAATCACCCTTTAGCTTCATATGATAGTATTTCTCTGAAGCAAACGAATGAGTATCCTTTTGTCTATTTTAATGAAAGAAGTGGCTTGCGTCCCTATCTTGATAAAATGTTAACTTCCGCTTCAATCACACCAACAATTGTTTGTGAAGTTGAGGAAGATCATACGATGTTAGGATTTGTAGCTCATGATTATGGAATTGCATTAATGCCGAAAATCCCCTCGATTGCTGCTTATAATGTCAAAACACTGACTCTTGAAGATAATTTTTTTCCTCGCTATATATACCTAGCAACCAAAAAAGACCATTTTCTTTCACCAGCTGCTTTGCGCTTTAAAGAATTTATTGTGCCCTTTGCACAAAACATATTTTATCAATAG
- a CDS encoding FAD-dependent oxidoreductase, with translation MNNYQAIFEPLTVKRMTLKNRVVMPPMGTNFANMDGTFSMQHVSYYEQRAKGGTGLITLENVCIDYPMGTNGARQLRMDNDQYISGLWHFNEKMHAYGACTSVQINHAGASAYGLRLDGEQPVSASNIPSKKGNPIPRPLTKEEIYGIVDRYADGALRAQRAGFDCVEIHAGHSYLLSQFLSPLYNKRTDKFGGSPENRARFTKLVVEAVRKAVGPFFPISLRFSADELLEGGNTLEDTIEILSYFADEVDILNVSAALNDSLQYQIDKMNLADGWRAYMSKAVKERFPDKITVTSGNIRGPKRATEILEAGDADLLAMGRGLIAEPNWVNKVANGQEDLLRKCISCNIGCADHRIAKARPMRCTVNPDLHYEDEYKMKPILHPTKMVVIGGGTTGLEAAATAAEVGVSVELFEQKEYLGGLGHEIARFPDKKRIDDFITYEINRCKELDNLAIHLNHAATLADIEAIGPDIIVNATGAKPLLPPINGLNEQLDNPNRKIFSIFDILEDMSKFQEFEGKEVVVIGGGAVGLDVVEYYAERGAKKVSIVEMQGEIGKDLDLITKLAMMEIVGKFGVEVHVETKLTEVRESSFLVEKDGEMIELPFDLGFVCLGMRAEAPMIRELDQYARSNGAVLLNMGDSKVARRIMEGTREARDILKTIEVLENTRTQKALFEQTKSLQATQTI, from the coding sequence ATGAATAATTATCAAGCAATCTTTGAACCTTTAACTGTAAAACGAATGACTTTAAAAAATCGAGTTGTTATGCCACCAATGGGAACAAACTTCGCTAATATGGACGGAACGTTCAGTATGCAACATGTTTCGTATTACGAACAACGGGCTAAAGGTGGAACTGGTTTAATTACTTTGGAAAATGTGTGTATTGATTATCCTATGGGGACCAATGGCGCCCGTCAATTAAGGATGGACAACGATCAATACATTTCAGGATTATGGCATTTTAACGAAAAAATGCATGCATATGGTGCCTGTACGTCAGTTCAAATCAATCATGCGGGAGCCTCTGCATACGGATTACGTTTAGATGGAGAGCAACCCGTTTCGGCATCGAACATTCCTTCTAAAAAAGGCAATCCGATACCACGACCACTGACCAAAGAAGAAATATATGGTATTGTAGATCGTTATGCAGATGGTGCTTTAAGAGCACAACGTGCTGGATTTGATTGTGTAGAAATTCACGCAGGGCATTCTTATCTCTTAAGTCAATTCTTATCTCCTTTGTATAATAAACGAACGGATAAATTTGGCGGAAGTCCTGAAAATCGTGCACGTTTTACAAAATTAGTCGTTGAAGCTGTCAGAAAAGCTGTAGGACCATTTTTCCCGATTTCGTTACGGTTCAGTGCCGATGAACTATTAGAAGGCGGTAATACATTAGAAGATACCATTGAGATTTTAAGCTATTTTGCGGACGAAGTAGATATTTTAAATGTGTCTGCAGCATTGAATGATAGCTTACAATATCAAATCGATAAAATGAATTTAGCTGACGGTTGGCGTGCATATATGTCAAAAGCGGTCAAAGAACGTTTTCCTGATAAAATAACAGTTACATCAGGAAATATCCGTGGCCCTAAACGAGCAACAGAAATTCTAGAAGCTGGAGACGCAGATTTATTAGCAATGGGGCGTGGTTTGATTGCCGAGCCTAACTGGGTCAACAAAGTTGCAAATGGACAAGAAGACCTACTTAGAAAATGTATCTCTTGCAATATTGGTTGTGCGGATCATCGGATCGCCAAAGCACGTCCAATGCGTTGTACTGTCAATCCAGACCTGCATTATGAAGATGAGTATAAAATGAAACCTATTTTGCATCCAACTAAAATGGTTGTGATTGGTGGAGGAACGACTGGACTTGAAGCAGCAGCCACAGCAGCAGAAGTTGGTGTTAGCGTTGAACTTTTTGAACAAAAAGAGTATCTAGGTGGATTAGGGCATGAAATTGCTCGTTTCCCTGACAAAAAAAGAATTGATGATTTTATTACTTACGAAATCAATCGTTGCAAAGAATTGGATAACTTAGCGATTCATCTAAATCATGCAGCAACATTAGCTGATATCGAAGCTATAGGACCAGATATCATTGTTAATGCAACAGGTGCAAAACCGTTATTACCACCAATCAATGGATTAAATGAACAACTAGATAATCCAAACAGAAAAATCTTTTCTATTTTTGATATCTTAGAGGATATGTCAAAATTCCAAGAATTTGAAGGAAAAGAAGTTGTTGTGATCGGTGGAGGTGCTGTTGGTTTAGACGTTGTGGAGTATTATGCCGAACGTGGTGCTAAAAAAGTCAGTATCGTGGAAATGCAAGGTGAAATAGGGAAAGATCTAGATTTGATCACAAAGCTTGCGATGATGGAAATCGTTGGAAAATTTGGTGTGGAAGTTCATGTAGAAACGAAATTAACAGAAGTTAGAGAAAGTAGTTTCTTAGTTGAAAAAGATGGAGAAATGATCGAATTACCATTTGACTTAGGTTTTGTATGTTTAGGGATGCGTGCAGAAGCACCAATGATTCGCGAATTAGACCAGTATGCTAGAAGTAACGGTGCAGTTCTTTTAAATATGGGTGATAGCAAAGTAGCTAGACGGATCATGGAAGGGACAAGAGAAGCCCGCGACATTCTAAAAACAATTGAAGTGCTAGAAAACACACGAACACAAAAAGCGTTGTTTGAACAAACAAAAAGTCTACAAGCAACACAAACTATATAA
- a CDS encoding shikimate dehydrogenase, protein MTERIDGHTLLISLIATPIRHSLSPTMHNEAFAKLGLDYAYMAFEVGNEELKDAVQGIRALGIRGSNVSMPNKQAIIPYLDELSPAAKLVGAVNTVTNKDGKGHLVGHVTDGTGAMRALKEEDVEVKNQIITMTGAGGAGTAIAIQAALDGAKELRIFNINDQHYKNAEETVKKINENTECKATLTDLSDQAAFKESISESSIYIDATGVGMKPLQEESLINDPEVIRPDLVVFDVVYMPKETKLLKFAREHGAKKTINGLGMMLYQGAEAFKHFTGEDMPVDYIKELLFKD, encoded by the coding sequence ATGACAGAAAGAATTGACGGACACACATTATTAATCAGTTTGATTGCGACACCGATTCGCCATAGCCTGTCACCAACCATGCATAATGAGGCTTTTGCTAAATTAGGTTTAGATTATGCTTATATGGCTTTTGAAGTTGGCAATGAAGAATTGAAAGACGCAGTTCAAGGAATTCGAGCATTAGGGATTCGTGGTTCAAATGTTTCAATGCCGAATAAGCAAGCAATTATTCCTTATTTAGACGAACTTTCACCAGCTGCAAAATTAGTCGGTGCGGTTAATACTGTAACGAATAAAGATGGGAAAGGTCATTTAGTTGGGCATGTAACGGATGGTACTGGCGCAATGCGTGCGTTAAAAGAAGAGGACGTAGAAGTTAAAAATCAAATCATCACGATGACTGGTGCTGGTGGTGCGGGAACGGCAATTGCGATTCAAGCAGCATTAGACGGGGCCAAAGAATTACGTATTTTCAATATCAATGACCAACACTACAAAAATGCTGAAGAAACAGTGAAAAAAATCAATGAGAACACAGAATGTAAAGCAACATTGACTGATTTATCAGATCAAGCAGCATTTAAAGAGTCAATCAGTGAAAGTAGCATTTATATTGATGCAACAGGTGTGGGGATGAAACCACTACAAGAAGAAAGCTTGATCAATGATCCGGAAGTTATCCGTCCAGACTTAGTTGTCTTTGATGTAGTTTATATGCCAAAAGAAACAAAATTATTAAAATTTGCTCGTGAACATGGTGCAAAAAAAACGATTAACGGTTTGGGTATGATGCTTTATCAAGGGGCAGAAGCATTCAAGCATTTCACTGGGGAAGATATGCCTGTTGACTATATTAAAGAACTACTATTTAAGGACTAA
- a CDS encoding MFS transporter, which produces MKNKYTPTAIGLYINYIVHGMGVIIISQNQNSLMTQWDTDLMGIAKVISMLGIGRLIAIMISGRLSDKFGRKPFIYLGMVTYAAYFFGILYSPSVELAMFFAVVAGISNSFLDSGTYPALMESFPKTAGTATVLLKAFIQGGQFALPLIIKFLASNHLWFGWSFMIAAILLGINAIYLWKQPFPDADAKLAEETEEVVEQAPTVKFKSKPKMAIEGVAFVIYGFIAQATFYLISQFIGTYGEQVAGMAQTDAGVLVSYYSIGSLLCVAFTAIMASKVRSVYLVVIYTFVSFLTIAIMWLFPTPLVCMIGAALVGFFAAGGVLQLGLTVMGEMFPAGKGTITGIYYTFGSIASFVIPVAAAQIAKTNVRGIMLFDTIIAGIGFVLAVIIFIRYRQTIDTSK; this is translated from the coding sequence ATGAAAAATAAATACACACCGACCGCCATAGGTCTATATATCAACTACATTGTCCATGGGATGGGCGTTATTATTATTTCACAAAACCAAAATTCGTTGATGACACAATGGGATACGGATTTGATGGGGATTGCTAAAGTTATTTCGATGTTAGGGATTGGTCGTTTGATTGCCATCATGATCTCAGGGCGCCTATCTGATAAGTTTGGACGTAAGCCATTTATTTATTTAGGAATGGTTACCTATGCCGCTTATTTCTTTGGAATATTGTATAGTCCAAGTGTTGAGTTAGCCATGTTTTTCGCAGTAGTTGCCGGGATTTCAAATTCATTCCTAGATTCTGGAACCTATCCTGCATTAATGGAATCATTTCCTAAAACAGCTGGAACAGCCACAGTTTTGTTAAAAGCCTTTATTCAAGGAGGACAATTTGCTCTTCCATTAATCATTAAATTCTTAGCTTCAAATCACTTATGGTTTGGTTGGTCATTTATGATTGCCGCAATTTTACTGGGGATCAATGCGATTTATTTGTGGAAGCAACCGTTTCCTGATGCAGATGCTAAACTTGCTGAAGAAACTGAAGAGGTAGTAGAACAAGCACCTACAGTGAAATTTAAATCAAAACCTAAGATGGCGATCGAAGGGGTTGCTTTTGTTATCTACGGTTTTATCGCGCAAGCAACGTTTTATTTAATCAGTCAATTTATCGGAACCTATGGTGAACAAGTTGCCGGCATGGCTCAAACTGATGCAGGTGTCTTAGTTTCTTATTATTCGATTGGTTCTTTACTATGTGTAGCATTTACAGCAATTATGGCTTCTAAAGTTCGTTCAGTGTATCTAGTTGTTATTTATACATTTGTTTCATTTTTGACGATCGCTATTATGTGGTTATTCCCAACTCCGCTTGTTTGTATGATTGGCGCAGCTCTAGTCGGTTTCTTTGCCGCTGGTGGCGTGTTACAATTAGGACTGACAGTGATGGGTGAAATGTTCCCAGCAGGTAAAGGGACAATCACAGGAATCTATTATACGTTTGGAAGTATTGCTTCATTTGTTATTCCAGTAGCAGCCGCTCAAATCGCCAAAACGAATGTACGTGGTATCATGTTATTCGATACGATCATTGCGGGAATCGGTTTTGTTTTAGCGGTTATTATTTTTATTCGCTATCGTCAAACGATCGATACATCTAAATAG
- the aroD gene encoding type I 3-dehydroquinate dehydratase, with amino-acid sequence MNTVTVKNVTLGSGSPKIIVPLVGKNETELIEEANHLVTIDCDLVEWRVDFFDQVADFQAAAEMSKKIAEILNDKPVLFTFRTKQEGGEIAFSDEQYFGLYKTVIENGTIDLLDVELFMDDALVQQTIQAAHEKDIKIVMCNHDFDKTPNKEEIVSRLCRMQEKNADICKIAVMPQSSDDVLTLLSATNEMKTMHANRPIVTMSMGQLGMVSRMCGEVFGSAMTFGAAKKASAPGQVPVGELRDVLKTLAL; translated from the coding sequence ATGAATACAGTCACAGTTAAAAACGTAACTCTCGGAAGTGGGAGCCCTAAAATTATTGTTCCTTTAGTAGGTAAAAATGAAACAGAATTAATCGAAGAAGCCAACCATTTAGTAACGATCGATTGTGATCTAGTGGAATGGCGTGTTGATTTTTTTGATCAAGTAGCCGATTTTCAAGCAGCTGCTGAAATGTCAAAAAAGATTGCAGAAATCTTAAACGATAAACCAGTTCTGTTCACGTTTCGTACGAAACAAGAAGGCGGCGAAATTGCGTTTTCAGATGAACAATACTTTGGTTTGTACAAAACAGTCATCGAAAATGGTACAATTGATTTATTGGATGTTGAATTGTTTATGGATGATGCTCTTGTTCAACAAACCATTCAAGCAGCACATGAAAAAGACATCAAAATTGTGATGTGTAACCATGATTTTGATAAAACACCCAACAAAGAAGAAATTGTTTCAAGATTATGCCGTATGCAGGAAAAAAATGCTGATATCTGTAAAATTGCTGTAATGCCGCAATCTTCCGATGATGTATTGACACTTTTGTCAGCTACAAATGAGATGAAGACGATGCATGCAAATCGACCAATCGTTACGATGTCTATGGGGCAACTAGGAATGGTCAGCCGGATGTGCGGAGAAGTTTTTGGTTCAGCCATGACTTTTGGTGCCGCTAAAAAAGCTTCTGCACCAGGTCAAGTTCCAGTTGGTGAACTACGAGACGTTCTTAAAACGTTAGCTTTATAA
- the ybaK gene encoding Cys-tRNA(Pro) deacylase has product MRIVEQHKITYKEYEFEWSEDHLSADSVAVKLGIEDGKIFKTLVTIGNKTGPVVAVIPGNKELDLKKLASVSGNKKVDMLHLKDLEETTGYIRGGCSPIGMKKQFPTYIAEEANSFDAIIISAGKRGMQIELSPLSILQVTNGSIANLTM; this is encoded by the coding sequence ATGCGAATTGTTGAACAACATAAAATCACATATAAAGAATATGAATTTGAGTGGAGTGAAGACCATTTAAGTGCAGATAGTGTTGCTGTAAAATTAGGGATCGAGGATGGAAAAATCTTTAAGACGTTAGTAACTATAGGCAATAAAACTGGTCCTGTTGTCGCCGTTATTCCAGGTAATAAAGAATTGGATCTAAAAAAATTAGCAAGTGTAAGTGGTAATAAAAAAGTTGATATGCTTCATCTGAAAGATTTAGAAGAAACGACTGGCTATATTAGAGGTGGCTGCTCTCCAATCGGAATGAAAAAACAGTTTCCAACGTACATTGCTGAAGAAGCAAATTCCTTTGATGCGATCATTATTTCGGCAGGTAAAAGAGGGATGCAGATTGAATTATCTCCTCTGTCTATTCTTCAAGTAACAAATGGCAGCATAGCCAATTTAACCATGTGA
- a CDS encoding ribonuclease HI family protein, which produces MLRIYVDAATKGNPGPSGGGIVIVGDALHEQIHVPLGECSNHEAEFKVFIKALKFVIEKKLNDQTVLIHSDSKIVVQTIEKHHAKNPLFQPYLHTYQQLESHFPLLLVKWLPESQNKGADTLAKQALQKYQ; this is translated from the coding sequence ATGTTACGAATATATGTCGATGCTGCAACAAAAGGAAATCCTGGCCCAAGTGGTGGCGGTATTGTAATTGTAGGTGATGCACTTCATGAACAAATCCACGTGCCTCTTGGAGAGTGTTCCAATCACGAGGCTGAATTTAAAGTTTTTATTAAAGCGTTGAAATTTGTTATTGAAAAAAAACTAAACGATCAAACCGTACTGATCCACTCCGACAGTAAAATCGTGGTTCAAACAATTGAAAAACATCATGCCAAAAACCCTTTGTTCCAACCTTATTTGCATACATATCAGCAATTAGAAAGTCATTTTCCTTTATTGTTAGTAAAATGGCTTCCTGAAAGCCAAAATAAAGGTGCAGATACATTAGCTAAACAAGCATTGCAAAAATATCAGTAG
- a CDS encoding EbsA family protein, which yields MKKRVYHWQPELSTAIIYWSCTFGILFLSLILTLEHTRPYLISNIVLGLFFFFAFLGCNRYFMIEDEFLIVHALLPMRRKKITLPSIEMIRVGPKCIEIKSSEFKENTQMFIMTKKNKTAFLESIKQNSFFTATVIDDPELTIGKHY from the coding sequence ATGAAGAAAAGAGTCTATCATTGGCAACCAGAATTATCAACAGCGATAATTTATTGGTCCTGTACATTTGGCATTTTATTTTTGAGTTTGATTTTAACATTAGAACATACTCGTCCTTATTTGATTAGTAATATTGTGTTAGGTCTTTTCTTTTTCTTTGCTTTTCTGGGATGCAACCGTTATTTTATGATTGAAGATGAATTTTTGATCGTCCATGCATTATTACCAATGAGACGTAAAAAAATAACGTTACCTTCAATCGAAATGATTCGAGTCGGGCCAAAATGTATTGAAATAAAATCGTCTGAATTTAAAGAAAACACACAAATGTTTATTATGACCAAGAAAAATAAAACAGCATTTTTGGAGTCAATCAAGCAGAACAGCTTCTTTACAGCAACTGTTATTGATGACCCTGAATTGACTATTGGCAAACATTATTAA
- a CDS encoding cold-shock protein, with the protein MEKGFVKWFDNRKGYGFIGYNEDEEIFVHFTAIEEDGFKSLEENQAVEFEVMEGTRGLQAAHVKKL; encoded by the coding sequence ATGGAAAAAGGGTTCGTCAAGTGGTTCGATAATAGAAAAGGTTACGGATTTATTGGTTACAATGAGGACGAAGAAATCTTTGTTCATTTCACAGCAATCGAAGAAGATGGCTTTAAATCATTGGAAGAAAATCAAGCTGTAGAATTTGAAGTAATGGAAGGTACACGTGGCTTACAAGCTGCTCATGTAAAAAAATTATAG